CTTTGTACTACCCAAGCTTTAAGTAAGACTAACGTTGGATCTTGCCACATTAATTCTGTAGGAAGGTGGTTTAAGCTATCTTCTAATAATTTTAATTGCCCCTGATGAAATAATGACCAGCCATATTGTTGAATAATTTTATATAATACTTGTGTATCAGTAACTTGTTGAGCGTGATAAATCGCCTCTTGGCAGAACCCTAATTTTAGCCATTCCATTGCCGCACATTGATTGAGTTTTTGCCATTCATCGGGTAATTCTAAACGACAACTTTGAGTTAAATAAGAGGATAAAATAGGGTGAAACTTCCACCAGATGCCGCCATCATTACTATCTATTCGCTGAATAAATAGTCCTTGTTTTTCTAATTCATCAAGCTTTTTAGCACTATTTTTATCTTGGGTAATCGCAATTGCTAAGCCCTCATTCATAGAATGTAAAATCGCACAACGTTGCATAAATTGTTTTAATTCAGGATCAATATAATGAAAAATCTCTTCATTAAGATAATCTGCAATATGGTGTTGATTAAGTTTAGCAAATAACTTTTGTGGTGTTTTAATAAGCTCGGTATTTTGTTTCAAAATAAAACTAATTAACTGTAATCCTGTTGCCCAACCTTCAACTTGTTCACATAAAGTAAATATCGCTTCTTGTGAAAAAGTATCATTTAACTTTAATTCAAGAAATTGTTTTGCTTCTTTATGTGTAAAAGCAAGCTGACTCATATTGATTTCTAATAACTGTTCGTGAATACGTAAGTTAGTAATACTAAGTGGTGGCGTTAAACGAGAAAGAATAATTAAATTCATTGTACTTGGCTGATTTTTTAACCAAAATCGTAACGCATTGTGAATTTCAGTGTTTTCAATATGGTGATAATCATCAATAATCAAACTAAAATTGACTTCGATATGATTTAATTTTACTAATAATTGTGAGAAATAATCAATTAAATCATTTTGATAGGTTAAATTTTCAGAGTCCATACCGCAGGCTTGCACTAATGCAGCAGTAAAATAGCGAGAAAATTGTTCAGCCTTATTATCACTTTTATCTAACGCATACCAACCAGTATGGCACTGGCGATCTTTCCATTGGGAAATAAGGGTTGTTTTGCCATAACCAGCAGGGGCAATAATGAGAGTGAGGGGATAAGAATGCACTTTATCCAATTCTGCCAATAAAAGCGTCCGTTCAATATTATGATTAGATTGCGTTTTATTTTGCTTACTTGAAATCAGTTTCGTTGGAATTAATTTCGCTAGTGACTGCATCCTACCTCCATTGTATTAATATTATGACTATAACCAAATACAGCCACCAAACAATTATTAATTTATTTGTTTACCTTACTTCTCTCTTCTCATTTTTGGCCAACCAATCATAATAAAGAAAATACCAAAGACTAACATTAGCATACAATACCAAACATAGGGAATAATATCTATTGGAGAAATCGAGCATAAGCCAGCCATTACTAATAATTGCCCACCAAATGGCGATAAACCACTAAATGCAGAAGAAAAGAGATCTAAAATAGAGGCAATTCTACTTCTATCTATGCCTATCTCATTACCGATATTTTTAGAAATAGGTCCTGATACAATAATTGAGATGGTATTATTTGTAGTGGCAATATCTAACAAACTGACAAGCGTTGCAATACTAAATTCCCCCGCTCTGACACTTTTTACATTTTTAGTTAAATGATAGAGCAGGAAATCAATGCCTCCTAGATATTTCATCAAGGCAACCATTCCGCCAACTAACACAGCAATTAATGCCATATCTTGCATCCAAACCATACCAGTATGAACGACTTTAAAAGTTTCTAATATCGTAAAATCATTATGAAAAACACCAATAATTAAACCTGATAATATACCTAATCCCATTACAGGAATAACGTGCATACCGATTAAAGAGAGAATAATAACAGTCATATAAGGCAGAATATTGATTACATTAAAATCAAGATGCTCAGTAGAAGCACTCGCATTAACGTCAACAAGAAGTAGTAATCCAATATTAATAATAATTGCTGGCAATACCATCAAGAAATTGACCTTAAACTTATCTTTCATACTCACTTCTTGAGTTCTGGTTGCAGCAATAGTGGTATCTGAAATAAAAGAAAGATTATCCCCAAACATTGCTCCGCCGATGACAATACCCGCAACTAATGGAATATCAACGCCTATTTTGCTTGCAATACCAATTGCAATCGGTGCTAAGGTTGATACTGTACCCATTGACGTCCCCATTGCAAAACTCAGAATGCAAGACACAACGAATAAACCCGGTAATATCATATTTGATGGCAAAATGCTCAATCCAATATTA
This DNA window, taken from Pasteurella skyensis, encodes the following:
- a CDS encoding Na+/H+ antiporter NhaC family protein, producing the protein MPNGSNTNKGNIKGLFPLFAFLIVYILVRLLSGSFETMPIMVGISIGCLVAFFLNNKEHKISFTEKVTIFCKGGGEETLILMVIIFLLAGAFYSVANSMHAVDAIVNIGLSILPSNMILPGLFVVSCILSFAMGTSMGTVSTLAPIAIGIASKIGVDIPLVAGIVIGGAMFGDNLSFISDTTIAATRTQEVSMKDKFKVNFLMVLPAIIINIGLLLLVDVNASASTEHLDFNVINILPYMTVIILSLIGMHVIPVMGLGILSGLIIGVFHNDFTILETFKVVHTGMVWMQDMALIAVLVGGMVALMKYLGGIDFLLYHLTKNVKSVRAGEFSIATLVSLLDIATTNNTISIIVSGPISKNIGNEIGIDRSRIASILDLFSSAFSGLSPFGGQLLVMAGLCSISPIDIIPYVWYCMLMLVFGIFFIMIGWPKMRREK